The following is a genomic window from Citrifermentans bemidjiense Bem.
CTCTTCCTCGCGGCGCTCTATATTTTCATGCACCTTGGCACCTTCTTCCTCGCCGGGCTGGCAGCCACCTGCGGCATGCTCCTGTACGAGCACCATCTGCTTCGCGGGGGGGATTTAAGCCGCCTGGATGCCGCTTTCTTCAACATGAACGGCTACATCAGCGTGACGCTCTTCGCGGCGACGCTCTTGGATAGGGTCTCGGCGGGGGGGATGTGAAGCCCAGACACTTCACCGTCGCCATCACCGGCGCCTCGGGCGTCGTCTACGGCCTCAAGGTGGTCGAGGAACTGCTGCGCGGCGGGTCCAGGGTAAGCCTGCTGGTCTCGGAGGCGGGGTTCGCGGTCTTGCGGCAGGAATGCGGGCTAGATCTAGCGGGTACCCCGGGCGAAATCCTGGACGGTGTGCGCTCGCACCTGGGGCTTCCTGGGGAGCTTCTTGGCTACTACGACTTAAACGATCTTTTCGCGCCTATCGCCAGCGGCTCTGCGGCTCCGGACGCCATGCTGGTGGTCCCCTGTTCCATGGGGACGCTGTCGCGGATCAGCTGCGGAAATTCGGGGAACCTGCTGGAGCGGGCGGCT
Proteins encoded in this region:
- a CDS encoding UbiX family flavin prenyltransferase → MKPRHFTVAITGASGVVYGLKVVEELLRGGSRVSLLVSEAGFAVLRQECGLDLAGTPGEILDGVRSHLGLPGELLGYYDLNDLFAPIASGSAAPDAMLVVPCSMGTLSRISCGNSGNLLERAADVMLKEGRPLVLVPRETPFNAIHLEHMLKLARLGVRIVPAMPGFYHDPETIEDLVDFVAGKVLDAVQVEHTLFRRWGSRP